Proteins from one Paenibacillus amylolyticus genomic window:
- a CDS encoding SDR family oxidoreductase, with amino-acid sequence MKALFIGGTGTISTAITEMLAQQGCELYLINRGNRNDELPAEVNVLQADINDEARVAELIADLEFDVVADFIAFVPSQLERDYRLFKDKTKQFIFISSASAYQTPLADYRITEGTPLSNPFWEYSRNKIACEDYLMKQYREHGFPVTIVRPSHTYGDKSVPLGVHGAQGSWQVLKRIREGKPVIIHGDGTSLWTITHNTDFAKGFIGLMGNIHAIGESVHITSDESVTWNQIHEIIASVLGVKLHAVHVPSEFLAACSDQDLRGGLLGDKANTVVFDNSKLKRLVPDFVATTRADQGIRSTIEHILANPELQTEDPEFDGWCDKVVGALDEALLKIRDEK; translated from the coding sequence ATGAAAGCGCTATTTATTGGAGGGACAGGCACCATCAGCACGGCCATTACAGAGATGCTTGCTCAGCAGGGCTGTGAACTTTATTTGATTAATCGGGGCAATCGGAACGATGAGTTACCTGCCGAAGTCAACGTACTTCAAGCGGATATTAATGACGAGGCACGTGTAGCAGAACTGATTGCTGATCTGGAATTTGATGTTGTGGCAGACTTTATCGCCTTTGTACCGTCTCAATTGGAGAGAGATTACCGTTTGTTCAAGGATAAAACGAAGCAGTTTATTTTTATAAGTTCAGCATCAGCGTATCAGACACCTCTGGCAGATTACCGGATTACGGAAGGAACGCCATTGTCAAATCCATTCTGGGAGTATTCGCGCAATAAGATTGCCTGTGAAGACTATCTGATGAAACAGTACCGCGAGCATGGATTTCCAGTGACCATCGTGCGTCCGAGTCATACGTATGGCGACAAATCGGTCCCTCTCGGTGTTCATGGTGCTCAAGGCAGCTGGCAGGTTCTCAAGCGCATACGTGAGGGCAAACCCGTTATCATCCATGGAGATGGCACCTCACTGTGGACCATTACGCACAATACTGATTTTGCCAAAGGCTTTATCGGGCTTATGGGCAACATCCACGCAATTGGCGAATCCGTACATATCACCTCGGACGAATCCGTCACCTGGAATCAGATTCATGAGATTATTGCCAGCGTGTTGGGAGTTAAGCTTCATGCTGTACATGTACCTTCCGAGTTCTTGGCAGCATGCAGTGACCAGGATCTTCGTGGCGGTTTGCTGGGAGACAAAGCCAATACGGTTGTGTTTGACAATAGCAAACTGAAACGGCTCGTTCCGGATTTTGTAGCAACGACGAGAGCCGATCAGGGTATTCGAAGTACGATCGAGCATATCCTGGCGAATCCTGAATTACAGACCGAAGATCCGGAATTTGATGGTTGGTGTGACAAGGTCGTTGGTGCATTGGACGAGGCGTTGTTAAAGATCAGAGATGAGAAATGA
- a CDS encoding EamA family transporter translates to MFGLLLGFFGAFIPPVLFAIGVPHIGGDMAGILGAVELPIAVLLSSIVLHEHVSGLQWIGVIIVLIGVALPELYKLRLRRSRSTPIYS, encoded by the coding sequence GTGTTTGGACTGCTGCTTGGATTCTTCGGGGCATTCATTCCACCGGTGCTTTTCGCTATTGGCGTTCCGCATATCGGTGGTGACATGGCCGGAATCCTGGGTGCAGTGGAGCTTCCAATTGCAGTACTGCTATCGTCTATCGTGCTCCATGAGCATGTCAGCGGATTGCAATGGATTGGAGTGATCATTGTGCTCATCGGTGTAGCCCTGCCAGAGTTGTATAAATTACGTTTGAGACGAAGTCGAAGTACACCGATATATTCCTGA
- a CDS encoding cupredoxin domain-containing protein, translating to MKSWFGKTWPWLTLGLTVVVLLGSFLVYFMGKDLSPGSGSAVTAQVETPEDLNGYEVIDVDVSNDGFGPDVIEVKAGVPTKINFILTRSVTHVKSVGSQKLGMDLYMQKGPNYYTVDKDLPKGEYEIHCGMYMIYATIKVV from the coding sequence ATGAAAAGCTGGTTTGGAAAAACATGGCCCTGGTTGACGCTGGGTTTGACCGTTGTTGTATTGCTTGGATCATTTTTGGTTTATTTCATGGGCAAAGACTTATCCCCGGGATCGGGAAGTGCGGTAACTGCACAAGTCGAGACTCCTGAGGATCTGAATGGATATGAAGTCATTGATGTGGATGTAAGTAACGATGGTTTTGGACCAGACGTTATTGAGGTGAAAGCTGGCGTACCGACCAAAATCAACTTTATTCTGACCCGGTCGGTGACACATGTGAAATCAGTCGGATCACAGAAGCTGGGTATGGATCTGTACATGCAAAAGGGACCTAATTATTATACGGTCGATAAAGATCTACCCAAGGGAGAATATGAGATTCACTGCGGGATGTACATGATATACGCAACGATTAAGGTTGTATAA
- a CDS encoding fibronectin type III domain-containing protein: MGRQVNSESGFTQIFDHRGDWSKNAPPSFTLTAPSSGQTYYKGEQLQISGTTKDTDVGDLLTVKWSIDGGTENILTQMIATGSNQSFNTNYTLPDTLPDGTHTLQVWVMDDKGGVSSAGTVNFTVRSFVVPGTPTYTLVNSNNLTVNWDKKANDASVTYELKNMTTNQIVDTGTTNSRQVTGLTPNTSYSFAVRAKNSSGSYTGYSSPASKYTLANPPAAAAVSQSGNSVTASWNNNSNPAGTQYKTEIRNPGGQVLATGTTTSTRTAFALTGLADGKYEVFVAALNGEGIQTPFISAGEMMKDTTGPTAPSVTLTPSSWTKEDVLVTVEEGKDALSGTSKTEVKVGPTEEWREYDAPFTVNSEGNTTVMARSIDAFGNTGQETSVTARVDRTAPTPPVISLNPPEWTKAAVIVTLTEGTDAASGIGLTQYKLGSEGEWSDYKTPFTLSEEGITEIYARSVDRAANVSASTSATARIDKTGPEQPTITLSEEDWTNQNVTFVITSGEDAGSGLAKSQYRLSEEGPWIDYTGEVKVTDEGETIIYARSLDRVGNISTYAQATARIDTTAPTEPVIRLSSAGWSKEHVEFTIAGSVDERAISYEYSLNDGPYVTGNTGTVSANGATTIRARARDSVGNVSKEVSRIAYVDQMAPTITFAPNGHDWTDTDMSTAIQYADAHSGIQELERFYQVTNSADSPDHWLEARSDEHKISIESEGIWYIHAKTMDRSGNTYETTSSPYHLQRKPEQPSRVRMSQISETSAELTVDLPTGERYTNGYQYEITNKTTGQSWTLDYPTHSIIDHSLSGGQVYEYEVRVRNHTGVSDAVSAQVLTIPAAPGTLHVRKVDSQPDLAEIQFDSVRGADGYRIIATTSDGVTVFDQTISDPDRLPYVSNLVPGTIHNISVTAMNESGSGGSSRTGFLTLPAMPGEFVAVEIQEHDISLKWETVTSATYYGLSRDGTAIYEGEQTEYLDSGLDSGTGYSYALIAGNETGPGPLAELPLLKTLPGQVSGLQVSDASTASLHLHWEAVRGADHYELWLNGEKTGTVPAGTQEWVFAGLSSGTSYQLEVQAMNGSGQGMRSTVSGTTLPESPSGLHVAQVTEQGAILSWEPVNGATKYRVIIDGQSHEISDTQLVVHQLSSSREYTYEVQAGNAAGYGASTRSTVLTLPSRPEGLNVTWTGETSMGLAWQAVDTANVYIVKINGTEVGRTSELTYTAEGLLPGTEYTLEVQATNTSGSGGTAQLIQLSKPVSPTEVLVDPGVHRANVSWSVVEGAAEYVIEQNGKEIYRGMENEAMITGLRDGTWHHYQLLAVNRQGTRSEVTDVSLLTLPEKPAKVAVYDVAKDSLGLDFSKTGVQGADHYIIERDGREIAQMDSSETQFVDKDLSPGTKYTYVIRAVNASGMSAPLTVSIMTQTLPVVAEDITVNAGTHAVDLAWDAVKRAVAYEIRNQLTGDVQTVSEPSVHFNSLLDGTAYEFELVAINEDGHRSESIQIQVLTKPASPQTAGITHMTDETAVLDLTGSFTRSAEQFIIMRDGVEVARIQTDQTSFEDHGLIPGEYYTYTIKTSNATGESDSGFEVYLRTLPATINEPLHASMIGEMEGVISWPKVLGAEGYTIRIGDQMFTTIEDGNITEVRLTHLESAARYDQVEIIPYNTAGSGSPMTVNPFYTLPHVDSLEMKIYPETDHAKLEWEFPYRNETFVVLLDGTEVYRGTQKEFIVDQLDAGKQYVIEIYTENDQGDASEKLAYAVLTKPAAPVNVEYQSAKDHIRLLFEQSRVEGAEQFIIERDGVEVARVPADELFYDDKELEPGVNYIYTVKTMNASGSSDGGYYLHAMTLPGSAASPPVIEGRSIHGADIVWELIPGAAGYRVYRNEELVGTTTETSLSVSELNSAERYADFVIIPFNDAGEGEALQVPEFETLPSGDLTVAAVAQGTNTIKLTWELDSMNEVIGIMYKDREIYRGTQRSYVWTGLNAEQHYELEIWTENSAGEKVKANGQQR, encoded by the coding sequence GTGGGACGCCAAGTCAACAGCGAATCAGGCTTCACGCAAATTTTCGACCATCGTGGGGATTGGTCCAAGAATGCTCCACCTTCATTTACCTTAACAGCCCCCTCTTCGGGTCAAACCTATTACAAAGGCGAGCAACTTCAGATCTCTGGTACAACAAAGGATACGGATGTAGGTGACCTGCTGACCGTGAAATGGTCCATTGATGGTGGGACCGAGAATATTCTGACCCAGATGATCGCAACGGGTTCTAATCAGTCTTTCAATACCAACTACACATTGCCTGATACTCTGCCAGACGGAACACACACCTTGCAGGTATGGGTCATGGATGATAAAGGTGGAGTGTCCTCAGCAGGAACCGTTAACTTTACGGTAAGAAGTTTTGTTGTGCCCGGAACGCCGACATATACATTAGTTAATTCTAACAACTTGACGGTGAATTGGGATAAAAAGGCGAATGATGCATCCGTTACGTATGAACTGAAGAATATGACAACAAATCAGATTGTGGACACAGGGACAACAAACAGTCGGCAGGTGACTGGACTCACACCGAATACCAGTTACTCTTTTGCTGTACGGGCCAAAAATTCAAGCGGTTCCTATACGGGGTATTCCAGTCCAGCTTCCAAGTATACACTGGCTAATCCACCCGCAGCTGCGGCTGTGTCACAATCAGGCAACTCGGTTACAGCGAGTTGGAATAATAACAGTAACCCTGCGGGCACCCAATACAAAACGGAAATACGCAATCCAGGCGGGCAAGTCCTTGCAACGGGAACAACAACTTCGACACGTACAGCGTTTGCTCTGACCGGACTTGCGGACGGAAAATACGAAGTATTTGTGGCGGCATTGAATGGAGAAGGGATACAGACTCCATTTATATCCGCTGGAGAGATGATGAAAGATACGACCGGTCCAACGGCTCCTTCTGTTACACTCACTCCATCCTCATGGACCAAGGAAGATGTACTCGTTACGGTTGAAGAGGGAAAGGATGCCTTGAGCGGAACTTCGAAGACGGAAGTGAAAGTCGGTCCGACAGAAGAATGGCGTGAATACGATGCTCCGTTTACTGTGAACAGTGAAGGCAACACAACAGTTATGGCACGCAGTATCGATGCGTTTGGCAATACAGGACAGGAAACGTCTGTGACAGCAAGGGTGGATCGGACTGCACCCACGCCACCTGTCATCTCGCTGAATCCGCCCGAATGGACAAAAGCGGCAGTAATCGTGACATTAACGGAAGGTACGGACGCAGCAAGTGGCATAGGTCTTACACAGTACAAGCTGGGAAGCGAGGGAGAATGGAGTGATTACAAAACCCCTTTTACACTCAGTGAAGAAGGGATAACCGAGATTTATGCGCGAAGTGTAGATCGGGCTGCCAATGTCAGTGCTTCCACTTCGGCAACAGCCAGAATCGACAAGACTGGGCCTGAGCAACCAACGATTACGTTAAGTGAAGAGGATTGGACGAATCAGAATGTAACTTTTGTAATAACCAGTGGTGAAGATGCAGGCAGCGGGCTTGCCAAAAGCCAATATCGACTGAGCGAAGAAGGTCCCTGGATCGATTACACGGGCGAAGTGAAGGTTACCGATGAGGGAGAAACGATCATATATGCACGCTCACTTGACCGTGTAGGCAATATAAGCACATATGCCCAGGCTACGGCTCGAATCGACACGACAGCGCCAACCGAGCCCGTAATTCGTTTAAGTTCTGCTGGATGGAGCAAAGAGCATGTGGAATTCACCATCGCAGGTAGTGTGGATGAACGAGCGATCTCCTATGAATACAGCCTGAATGATGGCCCTTACGTAACAGGCAATACCGGTACAGTAAGCGCGAATGGTGCTACCACCATTCGGGCGCGAGCAAGGGATTCCGTTGGCAATGTGAGCAAGGAAGTCAGTCGAATCGCCTATGTGGATCAGATGGCGCCAACCATTACATTTGCACCGAACGGACATGACTGGACGGACACGGATATGTCCACTGCGATTCAGTATGCCGATGCCCACTCGGGAATTCAGGAACTGGAACGATTCTATCAAGTAACGAACAGTGCAGATTCACCGGATCATTGGCTTGAAGCTCGATCTGACGAGCATAAAATATCCATAGAATCGGAAGGCATATGGTACATCCATGCCAAAACCATGGACAGATCAGGTAATACATACGAGACAACTTCATCACCTTACCATCTTCAACGCAAGCCTGAGCAACCCAGTCGTGTGAGAATGTCACAGATCAGTGAGACATCAGCTGAACTTACAGTGGATCTGCCCACGGGGGAAAGGTACACCAATGGATATCAGTATGAGATAACGAATAAAACGACAGGACAGTCATGGACACTCGATTATCCTACCCACAGCATAATCGATCACTCCCTGAGCGGTGGTCAGGTCTATGAATATGAAGTTAGAGTGAGAAACCATACCGGAGTAAGTGATGCAGTAAGCGCTCAAGTATTAACGATCCCGGCAGCCCCAGGAACGTTGCATGTTCGGAAAGTAGATTCGCAGCCCGATTTGGCCGAAATTCAGTTTGATTCAGTACGGGGAGCAGATGGGTACCGCATCATTGCTACAACTTCGGACGGGGTCACGGTGTTTGATCAGACGATATCTGATCCTGATCGCCTTCCCTATGTCAGCAATCTCGTTCCAGGAACCATTCATAACATCTCGGTGACGGCAATGAATGAAAGTGGATCAGGTGGCAGCAGTAGAACCGGATTCCTCACACTGCCGGCAATGCCCGGGGAGTTTGTGGCTGTTGAAATTCAAGAGCATGATATTTCATTAAAATGGGAGACGGTGACTTCTGCAACGTATTACGGTCTTTCACGCGATGGAACAGCCATATATGAAGGAGAGCAGACGGAGTATCTGGACTCGGGTCTGGATAGCGGAACGGGATACAGCTATGCATTAATTGCCGGAAATGAGACAGGACCAGGGCCTTTGGCAGAATTACCTTTGCTCAAGACTTTACCTGGGCAAGTGTCCGGCTTACAGGTATCAGATGCCTCCACCGCGAGCCTTCATCTGCATTGGGAAGCAGTACGAGGAGCCGATCACTATGAATTATGGTTGAATGGAGAGAAGACGGGAACGGTTCCTGCCGGAACTCAAGAATGGGTTTTTGCGGGTCTGAGTTCGGGTACCTCTTATCAGCTGGAAGTACAAGCAATGAACGGAAGTGGACAGGGAATGCGCAGTACGGTATCAGGAACAACGCTACCGGAGAGCCCGTCAGGACTTCATGTTGCTCAAGTAACTGAACAGGGAGCGATCTTGAGCTGGGAACCTGTAAATGGGGCAACGAAATATCGCGTGATTATTGATGGACAGAGCCATGAGATTTCAGATACACAACTCGTCGTTCATCAGCTGTCAAGCAGTCGGGAGTATACCTATGAAGTACAGGCAGGCAACGCTGCCGGGTACGGTGCATCCACCAGGAGTACGGTTCTTACACTGCCAAGCAGACCGGAAGGACTGAACGTGACATGGACAGGTGAAACAAGCATGGGACTTGCATGGCAAGCCGTAGATACGGCGAATGTTTATATTGTAAAAATCAATGGAACAGAAGTGGGAAGAACATCAGAACTGACCTACACGGCGGAGGGATTGTTGCCAGGGACAGAGTATACGTTGGAAGTTCAGGCTACGAATACTTCCGGTTCAGGCGGGACAGCGCAGCTCATCCAATTGTCCAAACCTGTGTCGCCTACCGAAGTACTTGTTGATCCAGGAGTGCATCGGGCAAACGTTTCCTGGTCTGTCGTGGAAGGGGCCGCTGAATATGTGATTGAGCAAAATGGCAAAGAGATCTATAGAGGAATGGAAAATGAAGCAATGATTACAGGACTCCGGGATGGGACTTGGCATCACTATCAATTATTGGCGGTCAACAGACAGGGGACTCGTTCTGAAGTGACGGATGTATCCCTGCTGACTTTGCCTGAGAAACCCGCTAAGGTTGCCGTATATGATGTAGCAAAAGACAGCCTGGGGCTGGATTTCAGCAAGACAGGTGTCCAAGGAGCAGATCATTACATCATTGAACGGGATGGAAGAGAGATCGCTCAGATGGATTCAAGTGAAACCCAATTTGTGGACAAGGATCTGTCGCCAGGAACAAAATATACTTATGTGATTCGGGCAGTTAATGCTAGTGGAATGAGTGCACCGCTTACTGTCAGTATCATGACTCAAACATTGCCGGTAGTTGCAGAAGATATCACAGTGAATGCCGGTACACATGCGGTGGATTTGGCTTGGGACGCTGTTAAGAGAGCGGTTGCGTATGAGATTCGTAATCAGCTAACGGGAGATGTTCAGACTGTGTCTGAACCGTCTGTGCATTTCAATAGTCTGCTGGATGGCACAGCGTATGAATTCGAACTCGTTGCGATCAATGAAGATGGTCATCGGTCAGAGTCTATTCAGATTCAGGTCTTAACGAAACCTGCATCCCCTCAGACAGCAGGCATAACACACATGACAGATGAGACTGCCGTGCTGGATCTGACCGGAAGTTTCACAAGGAGCGCAGAGCAATTCATCATTATGCGGGATGGCGTTGAAGTTGCTAGGATTCAAACAGATCAAACTTCTTTCGAAGATCACGGACTGATACCAGGAGAGTATTACACCTATACCATCAAAACCTCGAATGCAACGGGTGAGAGCGATTCCGGTTTCGAAGTTTATTTGCGTACGTTGCCTGCAACCATCAATGAACCTTTACATGCAAGCATGATTGGGGAGATGGAGGGGGTAATCTCTTGGCCAAAGGTACTAGGTGCGGAGGGATATACCATTCGTATTGGAGATCAGATGTTCACCACGATTGAAGATGGTAATATCACAGAGGTGAGATTAACTCATCTGGAGAGTGCAGCCCGATATGATCAGGTAGAGATTATTCCTTATAATACGGCCGGTTCAGGAAGCCCAATGACTGTGAATCCATTCTATACCTTGCCTCATGTTGATTCACTGGAAATGAAGATCTATCCGGAGACAGATCATGCCAAGCTTGAATGGGAATTCCCTTATAGGAATGAAACGTTTGTTGTATTGCTGGATGGTACAGAAGTATATCGTGGCACACAAAAAGAGTTTATCGTTGATCAACTGGATGCCGGCAAGCAGTACGTGATTGAAATCTACACAGAGAATGATCAGGGAGATGCATCAGAGAAACTGGCATATGCTGTCCTGACCAAGCCGGCAGCTCCTGTCAACGTGGAGTATCAATCGGCGAAGGACCACATTCGTCTTCTATTTGAACAGAGCCGGGTCGAAGGTGCAGAGCAGTTCATCATTGAGCGTGACGGTGTAGAAGTTGCTCGTGTTCCTGCAGACGAGCTGTTCTATGACGACAAGGAACTTGAACCGGGCGTGAACTATATCTATACAGTCAAGACCATGAATGCCTCGGGCAGTAGTGATGGGGGTTATTATCTTCATGCAATGACTTTGCCTGGTAGTGCTGCTTCACCTCCTGTCATCGAGGGACGTTCAATCCATGGTGCAGACATTGTATGGGAACTGATTCCGGGTGCTGCGGGTTATCGAGTCTATCGAAATGAGGAGCTTGTGGGAACGACCACGGAAACATCCTTATCTGTA